The Erythrobacter sp. genome segment TCCTCGTGTCCTCCGCGCTTCCGGCGCGCGAAAAACAGGCGCGGCTCTATCGCGAAGTGCTCGATGCTGCGAAGGGCAAGAAGGTGATTTTCCGCACCGTCGATATCGGCGGTGACAAGTCGCTCCCCTATATTTCGAGCGCCAGCGCGCAGGAAGACGAGAACCCGGCGATGGGTTGGCGCGCGTTGCGGCTGGCGCTGGAGCGCGAAGGACTGATGAAGGCGCAGGCCCGCGCGCTGCTGGAAGGCGCGGCGGGGCGCGAATTGAACGTGATGTTCCCGATGGTTTCCGAACCGTGGGAATTCGACGCCGCCAAGGCCGTGTTCGATGGGCAGCTGGCGTGGATGAAGGAACGGCGCCGCCAGCTGCCCAGCGCGATCCGTTACGGGGTGATGCTGGAGGTCCCTTCGCTCGCCGAAACGCTCGATCTGCTGCTGCCGCGGCTGTCGTTCATTTCGATCGGTACCAACGATCTGACGCAATTCCTGTTCGCTGCCGATCGCGCCAATCCAATGCTGGCGGAGCGCTACGACTGGGTCAGCCCTTCGATCCTGCGCTTCCTGGCGCGCGTGGTGCAGAACTGCGTGGGCCATCCGGTCGATCTGGGCGTGTGCGGGGAAATGGGTGGGCGAAGGCTGGAAGCACTGGCGCTGATCGGACTGGGCATCCGTCGCCTTTCGATCACGCCTGCCGGGGTCGGGCCGATCAAGGAACTGGTGCGCAAGGTCGATACCCGCGAGATCGGCGAAGCCATGCGCGGCTGGCTCGCCTCGCCCCCGCCGAATATGCGCAAGGCATTGCAGGATTGGGCCGGGGAGCGGGGTATCGAAGTGGATTAGTCGCTGTTGCGCTGCACAATGGCTTGACTCATAGGGTCTTGGCAGTGGAAATGCGCGCCACCGGGTTCGCGCATAACCCAGCATCCCCCAGCTGGAACACACATGGTCGATAATACGAAATTGGAAAACGAGTTGCCGGAGGTTTCCGAGCCGAATGGCGTGGGCTGGCACCTGCGCAGGGCGCGTGAGGAGAAGGGCCTGTCGCTCGAACAGGTCGCTGCGGAAACTCGTATCTCGAAACGGCATATCGAACATATCGAGGCGGGCGAATTCGATGCCCTGCCTGCGCGCGCCTACGCCGTAGGCTTTTCGCGCACCCTGGCCAAGACGGTCGGGCTGGATCAGGCCGACGTGGTGGCGATGGTGCACGCCGAAATGCAGGACGATCGCCCGCGTGATCGCCATGCCGGAACAGGTGGCGGAACATTCGAGCCGGGTGATCCGGCCCGATCGCCGGGCGGAAGGCTGGTGTGGTTTTCGCTTTTCGCGGTGGTGCTGTTGCTGGCGGGGATTTTCTTCGCCGCGCGGGTATTCTTTGCCCCGGCCGCAGAACTGCCCTCGCTGACGCAGGCCGAACAGGATGGGCAAGAGGCAGCACAAGCGCAACAGGCCGGGACTTCGGGCAACACTGCCGCGCCCGCGAATGCTACAGGGCCGGTGGTATTCACTGCAACGGGCGAGGTGTGGGTGCGCTTTTACGATTCGCAGGATCGCATTCTTTCGGAACAGACGCTTGCCGAAGGCGAGAGTTATACCGTGCCCGCCGATGCGGTGGGTCCGAAAATCATCACCGGGCGGCCCGATCTTTTGACGATCACCGTGGGCGGGGAAGCGGTGCCCCCGCTGTCGGAGGAGCTGGTGACCGTTAGCGACGTGGACGTCTCTGCCGCCGGCTTGCTGGCGCGCAACGCGCCAGCGCCGACCGCAACCGGTGCCGGACCGCCTGCCGCAACTTCCGAGTAAGCGCCGATTAGCGGGGAATAAGGGTGATTGCCCGCTTTCGCCGCATGGTTAATCCTCTATCTTGGCGCAGCATGGCAGGGTCGCTTCGCTCAGGATCTGGGCATCGAAGTGTGACGAGGAGGATTTAGGCGATGAAATGGTTGAGCGCGGACAGGATTGTGGTCGCTCCGCTGGCACCCCGGTTCGTGGCTGGCGCGGTGGGCGCGGCGTTGGTGCTGGTTGCTACCCCGGCGGCGGCGCAGTCGAATTCGCGGCTCGAACGGATCGAAGCGCAATTGAGCGCCCTGCAGCGCGCCGTCTTCCCTGGCGGGGATGAGCGCTTTTTCGAGCCGGAGATTACCCCCGAAGCCCGCACCACCAATCCGCAACAGCCCTTGCCGCAGGTCAACACCAGCGCGCTCACCGATGTGCTGGCACGGCTGGATGCCATCGAAACGCAGCTCGCCCGCCTCACCGCTGCGACCGAAGTGAACGAGAATGCGCTTTCCTCGCTGGAGACGCGGCTGGTGGCGCTGGAAAGCGGCGCCTCTGCAAATCCACCGCTCGCGGCGGCCGCCACACCTGCGCCCACGCCCGCGCCGACGGGCACGATTCCGGTTCCGGGGGGAAATGCGGCACTTCCCGCCCCGCCACCGCAACCCCAGCAGGCCGCGCCCACGCCTGCGCGCGTCGCCGCCGTACAGGCGATCGCAAAGCCCGCCACCGGCGATCAGGGTGAGGACGAATATACCTATGGCTTCCGCCTCTGGGATGCGGGCTTCTACCCCGAAGCGCAGCAGCAGCTGGCGCTGTTTATCGAACGCTATCCCGGCCACCGGATGATTTCCTTCGGCCGCAACCTGCTCGGTCGGGCGTTCCTCGATGCCGGTGATCCACGCACCGCGGCGACGCATTTCTTCGAGAACTACCAGTCCGACGGCCAGGGCGCGCGGGCAGCCGACAGCCTGCTCTACCTCGCCGAAAGCATGATCGCCCTGAACGACACCCGCCGCGCCTGCATCGCGCTTGCCGAGTTCGGTGAAGGCTATCCGGCGCTGGCGACGGGCCGCTTGCAGGGCCAGTACGCCACGCTGACCGGAAGGGTCGACTGCGATTGATAGCCCCTCCGATCCTGCCGTAGACCCCGCATTGGTCGCACGCTTCAAGGCAGTGCTCGATCGGCTGAACCCCGATGGCGGCAGGATCGGCCTTGCCGTCAGCGGCGGGCCGGATTCGATGGCGATGCTGCTGCTGGCGCAGGAAGCGATTCCCGGCGGGTTCGAGGTGGCGACGGTCGATCACGGACTGCGACCTGAGGCGAAGGACGAATGCGCGCTGGTGGTGGCGGCTTGTGCGGAGCGGGGGGTGCCGTGCGAGGTGCTGACCGTGCAGGTGGGCGCGGGGAACGTGCAGGCGATGGCACGGGAAGCGCGGTATCATGCAATCGCCGATTGGGCCAATGCGAAGGTTATCGAGACGGTGGCGACAGCACATCATCTGGATGATCAGGTCGAAACGTTCTTCATGCGGTTGAATCGCGGTAGTGGATTGGCTGGACTGTCCGCGATCCGGGAAAGCGATGTAGTTCCACATCCTGTCTGGATTATCGCCCTTGTCCGCCCCTTGCTAACTTTTCGGCGCGCCGAATTAGCTGGCATCATCGCTAGCAGCAGGGTGGCCTACGCAAGCGACCCGAGCAATGAGGATGACCGTTATGATCGCGTGCGCATGCGCAAGGCTCTTGCCGAATGCGATTGGATCGATTTTCAGGCGGTTGCCAAGTCCGTTCGTCTGATTGCAGAAACAGATGGAATTCTGACTGCCTTCGAAGCGGAGGCGATTTACCGGCAAGTCCGCTGGGTTGGTGGGGAAACGCGCTTCCGCCCCACGGGATATGCTTCGCTGGACTTTCGCATCGTCCGCAGCCTGTGTTTCACAGATGAAAAGTCGGTCCGTGGGGACGCGGTCTGGAGGTTATTAGTTGGTCTGAGGCGCGGCGAAGGAGGAAATGTGGGCGGCGTCCTCGCTACGATCGACGGTGACGAGTGGGTGTTCCGCCCCGAACCGCCGCGGCGGACGGGGTGATACTCTGCGCTCAGGGAGAACTCAGCCGTCCGAATGCTCCAGCGAACCGCCGACGCCAGTCATCACCCCGTCGGTGATAATCACCACGTCGCCCACTTCCGCAATCTCGTAGAGGCGCGAGACGAATTCGTCCGGCACGCCGATGCAGCCGTGGCTGGCGTAGCCCAGTTCCACCGTCGAGCCGCCGTGGATGGCGATGCCGTCCCAGGTCAGCCGCAGCGTCCAGGGCATCGGCGCGTTGTTGTAGCGTTCGGAGACGTTGTGGCGCTCCTTGGTCAGGATCGGGAACACGCCGGTCGGCGTCGGGTGGCGTTCGGTGCCGAGCAGCGCGGCGGCGGCGCCAATTTCATAGCCATTGCGGAACACGCTGATGACGCGCGCCTGCAAGTCGACGGTGATGACCAGCGGGCCATCCGGAACGCCCTCGTCATCCCAGTGCCATTCGCCGTAGCGGATTGGCCCTTCGATCGGCAGGACCCGCTTGATAACGAAGGGGTTGTCCGCGTCATAGGCGGGCACATCCTGCACCACTGCGCGCGATTCAAAGCGGGCCATCTCCTCCGCGGACGCGGGATCGTTGCCGTAATAGTGCTCGTCCGCTGCCGTCGGCGCGCTGTCCGCAGTGGCGATGGCACCATCCTCGTCAGCCAGCACATCCTCGGCGGAGAGCCGGACATCCTGCTCCTGCGCTTCGAGCGGATTGCCGAAGAACAGCACGCTGCCCAGCAGCGCCACCACGAGCAGCGTCAGTCCGCCGATCCATTTCACGCCAGTGTTCATGCGAACGGGCTTACCGGAAATTCGCTGCAATTTCCATCGCCCGCTGCGGCTCGTCCCGATGCGAGACGGCGCCTGCCAGGAAGTTAAGCGCAGCTAACCATGCGCACCGAACACATTGGCAATCGCGGTGCCGATCCGCAGCGAGAGCGCGTGGGCGCGTTCAATCGGGTCGATGAAGTCTCTGTGGATCGCTTCGTAGCCTTCGTCGGAGCCATCGGGCCAGTCGGTCGGTTCGCTAAGATCGAAGCGCGAAATCTGCGGGAAGCTGACCGGATAGGCGCGGCGTAACTGTGCCAGCGCCTCGTCAATGCGCAGGGTAAAGACCATTTCCAGCACGTCGTCACGGCTGACATCGTTGGCGCGGCTGAACACCGGCACGCTCACCGCGCGGATGAACATCGCCTGCAGCAGCGCCAGCCGCAGCGCCTGCAACACCCCGATCATCCGCCGCTTGTCCTCGCGGCCCTCGGTCGGGGCTTCGTCGGGAATGTGTGCGAGCAGCCGGTGCAGCTTCATCGCATCCACCCGCAAGCGGCTGGCGAGGCGGCGGAACACGCCGACGCGGTCATCCTTCACCAGATACTCGCTCAGCGCCTCGCAGGCAGAGGTCAACTGGCTTTCGGTGCCGCGATAGGGTCGGCTGGCCCAGTAGGCGGAATTGAACAGTTCGCCATAGGCGGCCACGGTCTTGACGCTGGCGAGCGCACTGGCGGCGCGAACCAGCCGCACCAGCTCGCGCCCGCGCGGGCTTTCGGCCAGCAGCGCGCCGAGTTCTTCGTAGTTGCTCTCCGCGGCATGGCCGATCCCGGCGATCACGTTCACCGGATAGCCGAGTTGCTGCAGGATGGCGTTGTGCGGGATGGCGCGGATTTGCCTTAAGGACATTTCGCGGTCGGCGGAAAGGTCGCTCTGGCGGCGGCTGACGCGGCTGCCGGTGGCGTTGAGCAGGCCCAGCCCGAAGGCAGTGATCGCGCGGGAATAGGTACGGCTTTCGAGATGCTCGCGCTGGTGATCCTTGATCGCGCGGTAGAAATCGAGGGAGAGATCGGTGCGGCGGTAGAACGGATCGACCGGGGCATCGGCATCGGTATCGGCGGGGCGCAGGCAGGCGATCCGGGTGAGCGTGGCGCGCGCCAGTTCGGGGGTGGCAAACCAAAGGTAGCCGTCGCCGCCCTGAAAGCTCACCTCGGGTTCCAGCACGATGCCAGCGCGCGCAAACCGCCGCTTGGCCCAGGGCGAGAGCGCCCAGTCGAGCCGGTCCGCCATCTTGGTCGGGTGGGCGCCGCGGCCCATGCTTTCGCCGTGGGTGTTGAAGATCAGCGCCGCGACATCGGTGAGACCGTTCGCTTCCATCGCCTGGCTGAGGCGGCCCTGCAACCGCTCGATGGCGAGGCTCGCGGGCACCTGCCCGACGAAGCGTCCGGCATCGGAAAACCCGGTCTGGATCGCCACCCGGCCACGCTTGCGGGCGTAATCGCGATAGACCTGTTCGGCGAGCAGCTCGTCGAGGAACCGCCCGCCGTGCTCCAGCGCAGATTCGGTTTCGAACAGCGGCGAGACATCGACCTTGTCGGCAATTCCGAACAGATGCGCGAAATAGAGCGCGGCGAGTACCGTCGCGGGCTCCTCGCACTCGGCCACCAGCATCCGGATCGGCGCATCGGCGTCCACATGGGCAAGGATCTGCGCCATCGCCAGGAATTGCCGGATCGCGGTGGAGGCCTCGATCGCCAGCGCACCGAAATTACTCCGCCTCGGCTTGATCTCCGCAATCGCCCGGCGCAGGTGCACCACTGCACCCTTGCTGGCGAGATCGAGATTGCCGTCGGGATCGATGCGGCGGCGGATGGCGTTGTGGAGTTGCTTGGCGTTCACCCGAAAATGGATCCAGCCCATGCCCAGCCCGTCTGCGCGCATGGCGGCGGCGAGGGATTTGAGAGCGACGGCGCGGGGACCATCCGTGCAGTCTTCCGCCTCTGCCTCCAGCGCATCGATATAGTTCCCGAGCGAGAGCAATTTGCGCGGGTCGCTGGCGGTCAGCCGGTTGGCGGCGACCGAAAGCGCGGCAGGATCGGACAAGTCGGCGGCGAAGTCGTCGGCGCGTTCCCGCGCATAATCGGCGGCGGGGCGCACTTCACCGAGCAGCGGGTGCGCGACATCGATGGCTTCAAGTGAGGCCGTGTACCGCGCCAGCCGCTCGGCCTTTTCGGAGAGGCGGAAGCCGATCGAATTGGCCCAGGTGATATCCGTCCGCCCGTCCATGTCGTATCCCACCCAGCTGGCGAAGCGGAAGGGGAGGGGGGCCAATTCGTGCCAGCGGCCGGGCCAGGTCGCCTGCGCATGGGTAAGCACTTGCGCGACGATGGCATCGCGCGCGTCCTGCGCATGGGCGATGGCTTGCATGGCGCGCATGTGTTCGTAGGCGAGCGTGACCTGCGGGCGCGGGCCGCCCACAACCTCTGCCGCAATTGCATCGCCCTGCGAAGCCGCTGATGCCACCGCCTCGGACTGGCTGGGCGTCAGCAGGAACGTCGGGTGCGCGGTAAACACTGCGTGCAGGTTCGGCCGCTCCCAGCGCGCGCGGAATGCGTCGAAATCGCCCGCATCCAGCACCTCCGCGAGCGCATCCGCATTGCTGGCATGATCGAGCGGGGCGACCATTCGCACCAGTCGGTCCGCCCGCGCTTCCAGCGCTGCCACTTCCAGCTCGGCAATCATCGCCTCGATGTCGTCGAGGCTGAGCTCGCCCGCCTCAAGCTGGCGCGAGACATCGTGGGCCAGCTGGAAGACCGGATTGAACAGCGGGGTTTCGACGGTGCGCTGGTGCAGCGCCTGCAAGCGGTCGGTCAGTTCGCCGACCCGGCTCATGCCGCCGCCAATCCGCTCGCTTCGCGTGCCAGCGCCACGATCTCCTCGGGCGAGGCGCCTTTGGGCGCGACCCAGCTGCCGCCGACGCAGAGCACCGGCTCCAAAGCCAGCCAGTCCGCCGCATTGTCGAGCGATATGCCGCCGGTGGGGCAGAACTTGCACTGGAAAAACGGCGCGGCGAGACTCTTGAGGGCGGGAATGCCGCCGTTGGTCATGGCAGGGAAGAACTTGAAGTGCTTCAAACCGAGATCCATCCCGCGCATGATGTCGCCGGCGTTGGCAATGCCTGGCAGGAACGGCACGGCGTGCTTGATCGCCGCCTTGCCCAGCTTCTCGGTCAGGCCGGGGGAGACGATGAATTCCGCTCCTGCTGCCAGCGCCTCTTCGAGCTGCGTTTCGTTTACCACTGTGCCCGCGCCGACAATCGCGCCGGGAACGAGGTTCATGCGACGGATCGCGGCGATCGCATCGGGCGTGCGCAGCGTGACTTCGAGCACCCTGAGCCCGCCTTCCACCAGCGCTTCCGCGGTTTCGCGGGCGTGGCCCACATCGTCCACCACCAGCACCGGGATGACCGGAGCAGTTCGCATTATCCTGTCGATAGCGGCGCTGATGCTCATGCTTGCTCTCCGTGCTGGAGGAAATAGGCTGCCGCCGCGCCGAACAGGCCCGGCTGCGGGTGGGTGATAAGCTTGACCGGCAGTTTCGCCATCAGCCCTTCGAAGCGGCCCTTGGCGCGAAAGCGTTCGGCAAAGCCCGACTTGGGCAAATGATCGCGCAGCCGGTACCCCAGACCGCCCGCGATCACCACTGCGCTTGCCCCCTGCGCCAGTGCGGTATCGCCCGCGACGGCGCCGAGCGAGAGGCAGAAGCGGTCGATTGCGGCAGCAGCGAGGCTGTCGCTGCCGTCCATTCCGGCGGTCCAGATCGCAACGTCATCGAGTTCGGCCATCGCCCGACCTTCGAGCGCACCGAGCGTTTCGTAGATATCGACAATAGCGGGGCCGGATACCACCCGCTCGGCCGAAACGCGGTTGTGGCGCTTGCGCAGCCGCACGAGGATCGCATCCTCGATGGGATCGAGCGGGGCAAAATCGACGTGTCCGCCTTCGGTCGCCTGCACATGGGTGAATCCCTTGCCGTCGCGCCAAAGGTGCGCAACGCCCAGCCCGGTTCCGGGGCCAAGCACGCTGATCGTGCCGCTGGCAGGAAGATCCTCGTCCGGCCCGGCGAGATGCAGGAACTGGTCTGCCGGGGCGCGGGCAACCGCATGGGCCACGGCTTCGAAATCGTTGACCAGCACGTACCCTTGGCACCCCAGCTTTTCCGGGATCAGCGCCGGGCGAATGATCCACGGGTTATTGGTGAAGCGGATCACGTCACCGCCCACCGGCCCGGCAATCGCCATCGCCACGCGCGGGGGCAGGGTGCCGCCCTTGCGTTCGCGGTAATCTTCCCAGGCGGTCTGGAAACTGGCGTGATCGTCGGTGTGCAGGGTGATCGGCTCGTCCAGCGTGATCGTGCCGTTGCCCGACTGGCTGGCCAGCGCAAAGCGGGCGTGAGTGCCGCCGATGTCTACGGTAACAATCTCGGTCATGCCCTCTTCCCCCTGTCCCATTTTTATTACAGCCCCGCGCTCGCCAGCATCGCGCTGCCACCCTTTTCGGCTTCGTCCGCCAAGGAACGGAACATGGCGAAAAGTTCGCGCCCGGTGCCCACTTCGGGAACCGGATCGGGGGCAGGGCTGCGGGTGCTGAGATCGGCGCTGGTAGAAAGCTCGCCCGTTGCCGCGCAGAGACGCACGATGTCGCCGTCTTGCAAGAGCGACAGCGGCCCGCCGCCCAGTGCTTCCGGAGAACAGTGGATTGCCGCGGGCACCTTGCCGCTTGCGCCCGACATCCGGCCATCGGTGACCAGCGCCACGCGGTAGCCGCGATCCTGCAACACGCCCAGCGGCGGCGTGAGGCTGTGCAATTCGGGCATCCCGTTGGCGCGCGGCCCCTGGAAGCGCACCACTACCACCACGTCCCGGTCCAGCTCCCCGGCGACGAAGGCCTCTGCCACAGCCTTCTGGGTCTGGAACACCCGGCACGGCGCTTCGATCGTCATGCGGTCCGCTGCCACGGCGGAGCTCTTGAAACAGGCGCGACCCAGATTGCCGGTGACGAGCTTCATCCCGCCGTCGGGCTGGAACGGCGCGGCGGCGGGGCGGAGCATCTCTGCGTCGCCCGAAGGGCCGACATCGCGCCACACCAGATTGTCTTCATCGAGTCCCGGCTCCTGCGCGTATTCGTCCATGCCGCGCTGCGCACCGACACCGACGACGTCGCGATGCGCCAGCCCGGCATCGAGCAGTTCGCGCGTAACGAAGCCCATTCCGCCCGCTTCGTGGAAATGGTTCACATCCCCTGCGCCATTGGGATAGACCCGCGCCAGCAGCGGTACGACGCTCGAAAGCTCTGAAAGATCGGTCCAGTCCACCTGCACCCCGGCCGCGCGGGCAAAGGCGGGAATGTGGATCGCGTGGTTGGTCGATCCGCCGGTCGCCAGCAGCCCGACCATCGCGTTCACGATCGCCTTCTCATCGACGCAGTGGCCGAGCGCGCGATAGTCATTGCCGTCCTGCCCCAACGCGGCAACGCGGTGTACTGCCGCCCGGTCGAGCGCTTGCCGCAGCTTCGTGCCCGGCTGAATGAAGGCGGCACCCGGCACGTGCAGCCCCATCAGTTCCATCATCATCTGGTTGGAATTGGCCGTGCCGTAAAAGGTGCAGGTGCCTGCCGAATGGTAGCTGCCCAGTTCGCTGTCGAGCAGTTCCGCGCGAGTCGCCTTGCCTTCGGCATAGAGCTGGCGGACGCGCTGCTTCTCGCGGTTGGAAATCCCGCTGGGCATCGGCCCGCCGGGCACGAAGACGGCGGGCAGGTGCCCGAACCGCAGCGCGCCGATGAGCAGGCCGGGGACGATCTTGTCGCAGATGCCGAGCAGCAACACGCCGTCATACATCGCGTGGGAAAGCGCGATCCCCGTCGCCATGGCAATGGCATCGCGGGAGAACAGGCTGAGTTCCATGCCGGTCTCGCCTTGCGTCACCCCGTCGCACATCGCCGGAGTTCCGCCGGCCACCTGTGCGGTCGCGCCGATCTCGCGCGCATAGATTTTCAGCCGTTCGGGATAACGGTAATAGGGCGCGTGGGCGCTCAGCATGTCGTTGTAACTGGTGACGATACCGATGTTCGGCCCGCGATTGGCCTTTAGCGCCGCCTGGTCCTCCATTGCCCCGGCATAGGCGTGGGCGAGGTTGGAACAACTCACCTGACTGCGGTCCGGCCGGTTGGCGGCTTCGCGTTCGATCAGCGCCAGATAGGCCGTTCGGCTGTCTTTCGACTTCTCGATGATGCGATCGGTGACCCGGGCGATGGTGGGGTGAAGGTTACTCATGCCAGCTTACTCCGTCACGCTCCGCCAGCGCGATGGCCGCACTTGGGCCCCAGCTTCCGGCGCTGTAGGTCTTCACCTGCTTGCCTTCGGTGAGCCAGGTCGCGCGGATATCGTCCACCCAGCGCCACTGGGCTTCGACCTCGTCACGCCGTACGAACAGCGTCTGGTCGCCGCCAACCAGATCGAGCAGCAGCCGTTCGTAGGCAATCCGCTTGTGCTTGCCGGTGAAAGCATCGGGCATGGCGATGTGGAGCGGCAGCTCGCGCAGCGTCATCCCCTCATGCTCGATGCCGGGGACCTTGGACATCATCGACAGGGTAATGTTCTCTTCGGGCTGGATGCCGATCACCAGCCGGTTCGGTTTCAGCTTTGCGCCGGGAAAAATCGAATGCGGGACGCAGCGGAATTGCACGACGATCTCCGTAACCCGTTCGGGCAGCCGCTTGCCGGTGCGCAGGTAGAACGGCACCCCGTGCCAGCGCCAGTTGTCGATATGCGCCTTGAGGGCAACGAAGGTCTCGGTATTGCTGTCGCGCCCCAGTTCCTCGTCATAACCGGGAACGATCGCCCCTGTGGAAGCCCCGCCGCGATACTGGCCGGTCACGCTCTCGCTCGCTTCGACCGAGCGCAAAGCGCGCAACACTTTCACCTTTTCGTCGCGCACGGCCCCGGCATCGAAGCTGCTCGGCGGCTCCATCGCCACCAGTGCTAGCAATTGCAGCATGTGGTTCTGCACCATATCGCGCAGCGCGCCGGCGTTCTCGTAGAAATCGGCGCGACCTTCCAGCCCCACGGTTTCCGCCACGGTGATCTGCACATGGTCGATATGCTGGGCATTCCACAGCGGTTCGAACAGGATATTGGCAAACCGCAGCGCGATCAGGTTCTGCACCGTCTCCTTGCCGAGATAGTGATCGATGCGGAAAATCCGGTCTTCGCTGAAAGCGGCGGCCACGGCATCGTTGATGGCGCAGGAACTGGCGAGATCGGTGCCAAGCGGCTTTTCGAGGCAGATGCGCGAATTCGGCCCCGCCAGCCCGTGGTCGGCCAGCCCCTTGATCGTGGGCTCGAACAGGCTGGGCGCGGTGGAGAGGAAAATCGCGACTTGCCGATCAGTGCCGACTTTTGCCGCCAGATCGGCATAGCCTTCGGGCGTGGTCACATCGAGCTGGCTGTAGCTGAAGCGGTTGAGGAAATCGGCCATCCCGCCGCGCCGGTGCGCAGGCAGGTA includes the following:
- the zwf gene encoding glucose-6-phosphate dehydrogenase, translated to MQTKADTLILFGATGDLSQRMLLPSLCALAAEGLLADDLRIVGTARSAHSDHEFRNFVRAAVEKYLPAHRRGGMADFLNRFSYSQLDVTTPEGYADLAAKVGTDRQVAIFLSTAPSLFEPTIKGLADHGLAGPNSRICLEKPLGTDLASSCAINDAVAAAFSEDRIFRIDHYLGKETVQNLIALRFANILFEPLWNAQHIDHVQITVAETVGLEGRADFYENAGALRDMVQNHMLQLLALVAMEPPSSFDAGAVRDEKVKVLRALRSVEASESVTGQYRGGASTGAIVPGYDEELGRDSNTETFVALKAHIDNWRWHGVPFYLRTGKRLPERVTEIVVQFRCVPHSIFPGAKLKPNRLVIGIQPEENITLSMMSKVPGIEHEGMTLRELPLHIAMPDAFTGKHKRIAYERLLLDLVGGDQTLFVRRDEVEAQWRWVDDIRATWLTEGKQVKTYSAGSWGPSAAIALAERDGVSWHE